Proteins co-encoded in one Shumkonia mesophila genomic window:
- a CDS encoding carbohydrate ABC transporter permease, with translation MTIGRATIYAVLVLFALYFLLPIYVMLSTSLKELDELRAGHMLAPPARLTVMPWLKAWSEACTGVRCEGLAPFFFNSIRMVIPAVLISAIIGAFNGYILAHWRFRAADLLFTLLLVGFFIPYQVVILPMAQLLGRLGLSNTLTGLIFVHIVYGVAFTTMLYRNFYVSVPPELVKAARVDGAGFFTIFFRILLPLSWPTFAVGVIWQFTQIWNDFLFGVIFSGADSMPITVALNNLVNTSEGVKEYNVDMAGAIITALPTLVVYIVGGRFFLRGLMAGAMKG, from the coding sequence ATGACCATTGGACGCGCCACCATCTACGCGGTGCTGGTCCTTTTCGCCCTTTATTTCCTGCTCCCCATTTACGTCATGCTGTCGACTTCGCTCAAGGAGCTCGACGAACTGCGCGCCGGCCACATGCTGGCGCCGCCGGCACGGTTGACGGTGATGCCATGGCTCAAGGCCTGGAGCGAGGCTTGTACCGGCGTGCGATGCGAAGGCCTGGCTCCCTTCTTCTTCAATTCCATCCGAATGGTGATTCCGGCCGTTCTGATCTCGGCGATCATCGGCGCATTCAACGGCTACATCCTGGCCCATTGGCGATTCCGGGCTGCCGATCTGCTATTCACGTTGCTGCTGGTAGGCTTCTTCATTCCGTACCAGGTGGTGATCCTGCCGATGGCCCAATTGCTTGGCCGCCTGGGTCTTTCCAATACCCTGACCGGGCTCATTTTCGTTCACATCGTTTACGGCGTGGCGTTTACGACCATGCTTTATCGGAACTTCTACGTCAGCGTACCGCCGGAGCTGGTCAAGGCGGCGCGGGTCGACGGGGCAGGTTTCTTCACCATCTTCTTCCGCATCCTGCTGCCGCTGTCGTGGCCGACCTTTGCCGTCGGCGTCATCTGGCAGTTCACCCAGATTTGGAACGACTTCCTGTTCGGCGTCATCTTCTCCGGTGCCGACTCGATGCCAATCACCGTGGCGCTCAACAATCTCGTCAACACCTCGGAGGGCGTCAAGGAATACAACGTTGACATGGCCGGGGCGATCATCACCGCCCTGCCGACCCTGGTGGTCTACATCGTCGGCGGTCGGTTCTTCCTGCGCGGCCTGATGGCTGGAGCCATGAAGGGCTAA